The DNA sequence TTGTCAATGTGATTGTAAGTGGCTATGATTCAGCAATGAAGATTAGCGTACTGCTTGACGGTGATCGTGGTATGGATATTGATGTCTGTGCTGAGGTGAGCCGCCACGTGGGGTATGTCCTTGAAGAGGAAGAAGTGATTTCTTCGAAGTACACGCTGGAAGTGTCTTCTCCAGGATTGGATTATCCCTTGCAGATGCATCGGCAATATGTCAAGAATATTGGCAGAACCCTTAAAGTAACTTTGGAGGGAGAATCAAAACCGATGAAGGGGGAGATTCTCGCTGTTGAGGAAGACCATGTCGTTCTCAAGGCTGAAGTTAAGGAGAAAGGGAAAAAGAAAATCTCCTACGAAGAAACAAATGTTCCCTTTGAAAAAATCAAAGAGGCATTAATAGTTGTTGTATTTTAAGATATTGCTGTCAGCCCTCGCGGTGCAGTATTAGTTTATATTAAAGGCTAAAGAGACCGAAAGCATATGTTGGACAGTTCGACTTTAATCGAGTCTTTTGCGGATTTTGCAAAAACCAAAAATGTAGATCGACCTACAATGATCCGCATTCTTGAGGATGTATTCCGTACAATGATCCGCAAGAAATTTGAGTTTGATGATAACTTCGAAGTTATCATCAATGCCGAAAAAGGTGATTTAGAGATCTGGCGTTACCGCGAGATCGTGGATGATAATTCTGAAGATATTTGGGATTATGATAAAATCAGCCTTGAAGAGGCAAGAAAAATTGAGCCTGACTTCGAGATCGGAGAGCAGGTAGCAGAATCCGTTGGATTAGAAGATTTCGGTCGCCGTGCAGTAATGACAGCGCGCCAAACTTTGATGCAGCGTATTAAGGATTTGGAAAAAGATATCCTATACCAAAAGTATAAGGACTTGGTAGGTGATGTCGTTACGGCAGAAGTTTACCAGGTATTGGGCAGAGAGGTGATTCTTCAGGATCACGAAGGCAATGAGTTGTCGCTGCCAAAATCGGAGCAGATCGCAAAAGATCGTTTCCGTAAAGGTGATACAGTTCGTGCGATTATCTCCAAGGTAGATACCAACAATGGTACGCCTAAGATTATCGTTTCGCGTATCTCGCCAGAGTTTTTGGAACGCCTGTTTGAACAGGAGGTGCCAGAGATTTACGACGGTTTGATCTCGATCAAAAACATCGTTCGTGAGCCAGGTGAGCGTGCCAAGGTTGCTGTAGAATCTTATGATGACAGAATTGATCCTGTTGGTGCTTGTGTTGGAATGAAGGGATCTCGTATCCATTCTATCGTTCGTGAGTTGCGCAATGAGAACATTGATGTGATCAACTATACAGAGAACAAAGATTTGTATATCGCTCGTTCATTGAGCCCCGCCAAAATTGTGCGTACGGAGATCAATGAAGAGGAATCACGTGTTTCAGTTTTCTTGAAACCAGATCAGGTTTCATTGGCCATTGGTAAAGGAGGGTATAACATCCGCCTTGCTGGGCAGTTGGTCGGTTACGAGATTGATGTGTTCCGCGACATCGAAGAAGGTGAAGAGGAAGATATCTTGTTGACTGAATTTAAAGATGAAATCGATGAGTGGATCATCGAGGAGTTGAACAAAGTTGGTTTAGATACCGCCAAGAGTGTTATTGACTTATCAATGGAAGAATTGATTCGCCGTACAGACCTTGAGGAAGAAACCATCGCCGAAATTGTGAAGGTGATTCACAACGAGTTTGAATAAAAATAAAGCATAAAGAGACAGGTAATCCCGAACCTGTCTCTTTTTAGTGTATATTTGTTGTTCGGGATTTCTTATCAAAAGAAGATAGCTCATTTTTATTAGCATCAGGCATCAGTAAATATATGGCAGAAGAAAAAAAGCATCGATTAAGTAAAGTCGCCTCCAAATTAAATGTGGGCCTTAACTCTGTGGTCGAATTTTTAGGCAAAAAAGGGTTTGAGGTAGCACGTAATCCTAACTCAAAAATATCTGAGGAAGAATATCATCTTGTAGCGAAAGAATTTCAAGGTTCCGCACAAGATAAGGAAGAGGCTGCTGAACTAAAGATCGGTACTTCAAATAGATCAGGGGCTCAGGCAAAAGAGGCTGAGAAAAAAGAACCTGTGAAGAAGGCAGAACAAGTTCAGGAGGAAAAGCAAGTGCTGATCAAGAACATGACAGACGAGCAACCTCTGAAGCCTAAAAAAGAAGATACAAAACCTACAACTCCAAAAGCAGAAGTTCCAAAAGTTGAAGATGATTCACAGCTGCAAGGGTTGAAGGTCGTTGGTAAAATTGATTTGGACGCAGTGAACAAGAAGCCGGCAAAGAAAGCGGCTCCTAAGAAAGAAGCTGCGCCTGCCAAGAAGTCAAAACCAGCAACACCAAAAAATATTGATCAAAAGGATCAAAAAACTTCCGAAGAGCAGAAAACAACAAGTGTTGATGCCACTAAAGTTGATGCTCCTAAAAAAGAAGTGAAACCAACATCACCTGATCAATCTAAAGATAAGAAAGATACAGTAACACCGGAAAAGCCGGTTTCAGAAAATAAAGTTTTGGAAATAGATAAAACCGATTCAGCTTCTCCGGTGCAGGACGCATCTCAAGCTAAAGGTAATTCTGAGGGGAAATCCACAGAAGGCAATGGCGAGCAAACGACCCCGACTGGTAAGGTGATTACAGGTCAGGCAGATCGTCTTCAAGGTCTTAAAGTGGTAGGTAAGATTGATTTGAGTTCTTTCGAACGTAAGCCTAAGAAAAAGCCGATCGCATCATCCGACGATAAAAATCGCGGAAAGAAAAGACAACGTAAACGTATCACCAAAGACGGACAGGGTAATGTTCAGCAAGGTCAAGGTGGTCAAGGTACTCAGAACCGCACAGGCGGACAAGGCGGTCAACGTCCTGTTGGTCAGGGTGGTCAGAACCGTGGTCCTGGTGGTCAAAATCGCCAAGGCGGAGGCCCAGGTGGTCAGAACCGTGGACCGGGCGGTCAGAATCGTCAAGGTGGAGGCCCGGGTGGCAACCGCGGACGTGGTGGCGCAGCGCAAAACCGACGCGGAGGCAAGAAGCCTGTTGTTAAGAAGGAGGAGCTTACAGATAAGCAAATTCAGGAACAAATCAAGCAAACATTAGCGAAGCTTTCGGGCGGTAACAAAAACGCTAATGCAGCTAACCGTTCTAAATATAGAAAAGATAAGCGTAACCGTGCTTCTGAAGCTTTCGAGGCGGAAATGGAGCAAGAAAGACTGGACGCAAAGAAGCTAAAAGTAACAGAATTTGTTTCTGCGAACGATTTGGCGACTTTGATGGAGGTCTCGGTAAACGAAGTAATTGCTACGGCAATGAACATGGGAATGTTCGTATCGATCAACCAACGCCTGGATGCAGAAGCAATTACGCTTTTGGCTGATGAGTTTGGTTATGATGCGGAATTCTCTTCTGCTGAAGATGAAACAGAGGTTGTTGTTGTAG is a window from the Persicobacter psychrovividus genome containing:
- the rimP gene encoding ribosome maturation factor RimP — translated: MSFQEELKDRVWKLAEEALKDDQYFVVNVIVSGYDSAMKISVLLDGDRGMDIDVCAEVSRHVGYVLEEEEVISSKYTLEVSSPGLDYPLQMHRQYVKNIGRTLKVTLEGESKPMKGEILAVEEDHVVLKAEVKEKGKKKISYEETNVPFEKIKEALIVVVF
- the nusA gene encoding transcription termination factor NusA encodes the protein MDSSTLIESFADFAKTKNVDRPTMIRILEDVFRTMIRKKFEFDDNFEVIINAEKGDLEIWRYREIVDDNSEDIWDYDKISLEEARKIEPDFEIGEQVAESVGLEDFGRRAVMTARQTLMQRIKDLEKDILYQKYKDLVGDVVTAEVYQVLGREVILQDHEGNELSLPKSEQIAKDRFRKGDTVRAIISKVDTNNGTPKIIVSRISPEFLERLFEQEVPEIYDGLISIKNIVREPGERAKVAVESYDDRIDPVGACVGMKGSRIHSIVRELRNENIDVINYTENKDLYIARSLSPAKIVRTEINEEESRVSVFLKPDQVSLAIGKGGYNIRLAGQLVGYEIDVFRDIEEGEEEDILLTEFKDEIDEWIIEELNKVGLDTAKSVIDLSMEELIRRTDLEEETIAEIVKVIHNEFE
- the infB gene encoding translation initiation factor IF-2, whose protein sequence is MAEEKKHRLSKVASKLNVGLNSVVEFLGKKGFEVARNPNSKISEEEYHLVAKEFQGSAQDKEEAAELKIGTSNRSGAQAKEAEKKEPVKKAEQVQEEKQVLIKNMTDEQPLKPKKEDTKPTTPKAEVPKVEDDSQLQGLKVVGKIDLDAVNKKPAKKAAPKKEAAPAKKSKPATPKNIDQKDQKTSEEQKTTSVDATKVDAPKKEVKPTSPDQSKDKKDTVTPEKPVSENKVLEIDKTDSASPVQDASQAKGNSEGKSTEGNGEQTTPTGKVITGQADRLQGLKVVGKIDLSSFERKPKKKPIASSDDKNRGKKRQRKRITKDGQGNVQQGQGGQGTQNRTGGQGGQRPVGQGGQNRGPGGQNRQGGGPGGQNRGPGGQNRQGGGPGGNRGRGGAAQNRRGGKKPVVKKEELTDKQIQEQIKQTLAKLSGGNKNANAANRSKYRKDKRNRASEAFEAEMEQERLDAKKLKVTEFVSANDLATLMEVSVNEVIATAMNMGMFVSINQRLDAEAITLLADEFGYDAEFSSAEDETEVVVVEDTEEQLNERAPIVTIMGHVDHGKTSLLDYIRSANVTASEAGGITQHIGAYDVMTGTGKRVAFLDTPGHEAFTAMRARGAKVTDIAIIVVAADDAVMPQTKEAINHAQVAGVPIVIAINKIDKPAANADKIREELSQLNVLVEDWGGKYQCQEISAKSGQGVEELLEKVLLEAEMLELKANANREASGTVVEASLDKGRGYVATMLVENGTLKIGDIMLAGQHYGKVKAMYDHRGNRLEAVGPATPVQVLGLDGAPQAGDKLNVMETDREARDIANKRQQLAREQSVRTKKHITLDEIGRRLAIGSFQELNIIVKGDVDGSVEALSDSLLKLSTPEVAVNIIHKAVGQISESDVLLASASDAIIIGFQVRPSAQARRIAEGEEIDIRLYSIIYDAINEVKDAMEGMLAPEEKEVITGNAEVRETFKISKVGTIAGCMVTDGILKRNNDVRLVRDGIVIYSGAIGALKRFKDDVAEVKKGYDCGISINGFNDIKVGDIIEGFEIQETKRTL